One part of the Treponema sp. OMZ 787 genome encodes these proteins:
- a CDS encoding DUF6364 family protein, whose product MLTKLTLTIDKDIVESAKRYAKKENRSISKLVSEYLEHISGAKKTFLTGNSLNAPLTESLSGMFTDNGKPYNELLTESLSDKYL is encoded by the coding sequence ATGCTTACAAAATTGACACTGACGATAGATAAGGATATAGTGGAAAGTGCAAAACGATACGCAAAAAAAGAAAACCGCAGTATTTCCAAACTTGTAAGTGAGTATCTAGAACATATTTCCGGTGCAAAAAAAACTTTTCTTACAGGTAATAGCTTAAATGCTCCCTTGACTGAGTCATTATCCGGTATGTTCACTGATAATGGAAAGCCCTATAATGAGCTTTTAACTGAATCCTTATCGGATAAGTATTTATGA